TATATGATCATGCGATACAGGTTTATAGGGCAATATGGCAATCACCAAACATTATATAGTAAGGCTGCTCAATTATGGCAAAAATCACGATTATTTTGAGATTGAGATTGCGATTATTAAACACGATTACTCAGTAATTTTGGAACTATCAtccatttttcacatttttaaatattatCCAAAATATAATCTTAAGACAAAAGGAGAGCATTGTTATGAAACTGAATGTAGCAAATGAATACTAATATTTCGATTATGTTGTTTTCATAATCGTTGGAAGTAATAATCACGATCGATTCATTTGATTAGTCGCACATTCCTATAGCCTATTGTATAAAATAGAAGACAATTACAATCTCATAACCCTCTAACTCAGATAGCATTTTCCCATTTTTGAGTCCTAGAGGTAAAACTCTTCCCTCAGGAGTCAAAATAATTCCTGCTCTACAAATGATGACAGATACCCTAGGCCACCCAGCTCACAGTAGGTGAATGTTGAGTAGACACAACGCAGGCAATCTTTAAGAAGAATCAACATTACTTGACTAATGTGTACTGTTTGGAGTGCTTCGGACAGATTTTCAACAGGCAGTGACATCAGGGAGTCTGGCTCTGTCTTAAAATAGTAAACATCAGAGCTGGACAGAAACTGCTACTTCTGCTGCTTCTTTCGTGGTCTTTCCTCTGCTTCCCTCACACTAAATTGTTCACTGTCATTGGCTGTTGAAAGAAAAGGTGTTTTCCAGAGCCTCAGACAATAACATCCATAAATCCAAGGGTTGAAGAACATACCCAGAGAGTATACATACCCAGAAAGATGATGGTCTGCTTCCTGGCGGCTTTGACCTGTGCACTCTCAGTCTTGGACACGTTCCCCGCTGCCTCCTTGATCACCTTGATCATGCTCCGGCACATGAACGCCACCAAGGCCAGCACCACGACATACACCACAAATGCCACGGAGATGCTGGCCTTGTACATGACCCAGTGCTCTGACAGGTTGGTGCAGAAGGTCAGGTTCTGAGCGGGCAGGCCGTCCTTCTCACGGATGTGCCCCTGCATTCCTGTGGCGACAAGCAGCGGCAGGGCCACCAGCACCGAGGTCAGCCACGCGAAGAGGATGAGAAAGCCTGTGCGCCTCTCGGACAGCGACTTGTACCGGAATGGGTAGCAGATGGCCATGAAGCGCTCAAAGCTCATCGTGGCCACGTTCAGGAGGGTGGCGTAGCTGCATGTCTCGAACAGAAAGTTGTAGATCTTGCAGGAGGCGTCCCCTGATGCGGACATGAAGGGGTACCAGGTGGCACTGTAGAGCTCGACCGGCATACCGATGAGCAAAACCAGCAGGTCCGAACTCGCCAGGCTCACCATGTGGTCTGTCACGTTTTTCTGCAGGTACCCTTTGCATCTTAGAACATTTGCGGTGCGAATGGTCACGCTGTTGCCAATAATGCCCAGTATTAAG
The sequence above is a segment of the Alosa sapidissima isolate fAloSap1 chromosome 2, fAloSap1.pri, whole genome shotgun sequence genome. Coding sequences within it:
- the gpr39 gene encoding G-protein coupled receptor 39 produces the protein MEIMDEEEKDWKVLEPSFSVKVFLTVLYSVILILGIIGNSVTIRTANVLRCKGYLQKNVTDHMVSLASSDLLVLLIGMPVELYSATWYPFMSASGDASCKIYNFLFETCSYATLLNVATMSFERFMAICYPFRYKSLSERRTGFLILFAWLTSVLVALPLLVATGMQGHIREKDGLPAQNLTFCTNLSEHWVMYKASISVAFVVYVVVLALVAFMCRSMIKVIKEAAGNVSKTESAQVKAARKQTIIFLGLIVLALVICWFPNQVRRLMTVARPKKAWTMDYLRSYATLHPVADTFFYLSSVVNPFLYNLSSKQFRATFLQVFLCRPTVEHVNRRALSTPWTPKSSMHPLVPKSRRQKNSSQDGRPKEEEPCNTQQNDSGVVVTSSACLSDQECIELHNGATHLGKSESEI